In Gimesia benthica, a single window of DNA contains:
- a CDS encoding metallophosphoesterase family protein, translating into MSYVPTRFIHAANLRLDHQPQGVATISEAAQHLLEDCTLHSFANLVQCCLDQSVDFLLLTGNTFVESDHSIRARIALIDGFQKLAAHNIQVLVIPGESDPLSAWDLQYHWPENVTFFSPGDHERFDILRETETVATLQLFGSAPAKTYQTLKLKQRNQLFNKHNQRPLSIGCMTPASSTTAEESATFELDSFSLAVPDAFQNDDDSSEVAVDYLSLPKGTSHHTFEMQPGVAHHPGTAQGLNFGEYQKNGVTLAIVNSEAPLELRRIKVAPVRWLPLELELEPHTSTAQLRQQMKSALLSRKPGKHERLWMVCWKLSGSGSLLDALEDATQQAELTSALQQELKQQQLSQLEHTFKLEFTPIQQHRESGTELTDSYLRQVESFRTRFDAPLERLISRAGHLDPQWQQRLKSIAAELDEVQIFNTAIRNGQSWLNISTDEEHHS; encoded by the coding sequence ATGTCATATGTACCAACCCGCTTTATTCATGCTGCGAACCTGCGCCTCGATCATCAGCCGCAGGGAGTCGCTACCATTTCGGAAGCAGCGCAGCATCTGCTCGAAGACTGCACACTGCACTCGTTTGCCAATCTGGTTCAGTGTTGCCTCGACCAGAGTGTCGACTTCCTGCTGCTGACGGGAAATACGTTCGTCGAATCAGATCACAGTATCCGTGCCCGTATCGCACTCATCGATGGCTTTCAGAAACTGGCCGCGCACAATATTCAAGTACTGGTCATTCCCGGTGAATCAGATCCGCTCAGTGCCTGGGACCTGCAATATCACTGGCCCGAGAATGTCACCTTCTTCTCCCCCGGCGATCACGAACGGTTCGACATTCTCCGCGAAACGGAAACGGTGGCAACTCTGCAGCTCTTCGGATCTGCACCGGCGAAAACCTACCAGACACTGAAACTGAAACAGCGGAATCAACTGTTCAACAAACACAACCAGCGTCCCCTTTCAATCGGCTGCATGACTCCCGCTTCATCAACTACCGCTGAGGAATCAGCGACCTTCGAACTCGATTCATTCTCGCTGGCCGTCCCGGATGCTTTCCAGAACGACGATGACAGCAGCGAAGTGGCCGTGGATTACCTTTCACTCCCCAAAGGGACGAGCCACCATACGTTTGAAATGCAGCCCGGCGTTGCCCATCATCCGGGAACGGCCCAGGGATTGAACTTCGGTGAATACCAGAAGAATGGCGTAACGCTGGCCATCGTCAATTCAGAGGCACCTTTGGAACTCAGACGAATCAAAGTCGCCCCGGTGCGCTGGCTCCCGCTTGAGCTGGAACTGGAGCCACACACTTCCACAGCACAACTGCGACAGCAGATGAAATCCGCACTGTTATCGCGGAAACCAGGCAAGCACGAACGACTCTGGATGGTCTGCTGGAAACTGTCTGGCAGTGGATCCCTGCTTGATGCACTGGAAGACGCCACACAACAGGCGGAGTTGACTTCTGCACTGCAGCAGGAACTGAAACAGCAACAGCTTTCCCAACTGGAACACACTTTCAAGCTGGAATTCACCCCCATTCAACAGCACCGGGAATCGGGCACCGAACTGACCGATTCATATCTGCGACAGGTGGAATCCTTTCGCACGCGCTTTGATGCCCCCCTTGAGCGACTGATCTCCCGCGCCGGTCATCTCGACCCGCAGTGGCAGCAGCGGTTAAAGTCCATCGCTGCAGAGCTCGATGAAGTGCAGATCTTCAATACAGCCATCCGCAACGGACAGTCCTGGCTCAACATCTCGACGGATGAGGAACATCACTCATGA
- a CDS encoding response regulator has translation MVKARSQTPYQLLIADDDSGFREVLREVLAPYFQLFEAESGEQAIELVEQTHVDIVLLDMHMDILTGLEAVRILKQINALLPCILITADATDELRQDASAANAYEVLSKPVKRQELVTTVSHALVDTYQDPNVPFWLGN, from the coding sequence ATGGTCAAAGCCAGATCGCAAACTCCTTATCAATTACTGATTGCTGATGACGACTCCGGTTTCCGTGAAGTCCTCAGAGAGGTATTGGCCCCTTACTTCCAGCTGTTTGAGGCGGAATCGGGGGAACAGGCGATTGAGCTCGTGGAACAGACACACGTCGACATCGTTCTGCTCGACATGCATATGGACATTCTGACAGGTCTGGAAGCCGTCCGGATTTTGAAACAGATCAATGCCCTGCTCCCCTGCATTCTGATTACCGCCGATGCGACAGATGAATTGCGTCAGGATGCCAGTGCCGCGAATGCCTACGAAGTGCTGTCTAAACCTGTCAAGCGACAGGAGTTAGTCACGACCGTTTCACATGCTCTGGTCGACACCTACCAGGACCCCAACGTCCCTTTCTGGCTGGGTAACTGA
- a CDS encoding alpha/beta hydrolase, translating to MNWLFWCLLILIGIELIIQYCIIRAAYPVLYAPLPDRFQLAGTLNTLPDKESGIHIESVSFPSVDGLTLRGLLALPAQSPPRGVILFCHPFRLSGQIGLYQCRGLLDAGFAVFTFDFRNHGKSDQDPNYKSVHWLSEHELNDTRAAIRYLRQHSALKELPLGLVGMCRGAAAALSVATRKPEIQYIACEGAFINESLFLDHAIRWGERFLPRLFIQLVPTWEVTRAFRIMVWFTQRRQGCRFVNLKPLLRNLENRKLLFFVGEKDQSVVPCMSDQIIDRIHHSETSLCSLPGAVHNAGRFAQQELYDQRLVEFFSRMVETQEKAASDAADPSVKSESALVSHQ from the coding sequence GTGAATTGGTTGTTCTGGTGCCTGCTGATACTGATCGGCATCGAGTTAATCATCCAATATTGTATCATCCGGGCTGCTTACCCCGTTCTCTATGCGCCCCTGCCAGATCGTTTTCAGCTGGCTGGAACGCTCAATACTCTGCCTGACAAAGAATCCGGGATTCATATTGAGTCAGTCTCCTTTCCTTCCGTTGACGGACTGACACTGCGAGGTCTGCTGGCACTTCCGGCGCAATCCCCACCGCGGGGAGTCATTCTGTTCTGCCACCCATTTCGACTGTCGGGACAGATCGGACTTTACCAGTGTCGCGGCTTACTGGATGCTGGTTTCGCCGTGTTTACGTTTGACTTTCGCAATCATGGCAAAAGCGACCAGGACCCGAATTACAAATCAGTGCATTGGCTGTCGGAACACGAACTCAACGACACCCGCGCAGCCATCAGATATCTCCGCCAGCATTCGGCACTGAAAGAGCTTCCTCTCGGCTTGGTGGGGATGTGTCGCGGCGCAGCAGCAGCCCTCTCAGTTGCGACCAGAAAACCCGAAATCCAGTACATCGCCTGCGAAGGCGCGTTTATCAACGAATCCCTGTTCCTCGATCATGCGATTCGCTGGGGCGAACGTTTTCTGCCACGCCTGTTCATTCAGCTGGTTCCAACGTGGGAGGTGACCCGGGCATTTCGCATTATGGTCTGGTTCACTCAACGGCGTCAGGGGTGTCGCTTCGTAAATCTCAAGCCCCTGCTCCGCAACCTGGAAAACAGAAAACTGCTGTTCTTCGTCGGCGAGAAAGATCAGAGTGTCGTGCCTTGCATGTCAGATCAGATCATCGACCGCATTCATCACTCTGAGACCTCGTTGTGCTCACTCCCGGGTGCGGTGCACAATGCCGGCCGCTTCGCTCAACAAGAACTTTACGATCAACGGCTCGTTGAGTTCTTCTCACGGATGGTCGAGACGCAAGAGAAAGCTGCCTCTGACGCTGCTGATCCTAGTGTGAAATCTGAGTCTGCACTCGTCTCACACCAGTGA
- the fabF gene encoding beta-ketoacyl-ACP synthase II, translated as MNRRVVITGIGAITPLGKTVEDTWKALQESKCGISNITHFDASNFPTRFAAEVHDFHLEDYVDNLDRFEYSGRNIRYAIGAATQAVKDSGILDEDFDPSIFGVYLGAGEGQQDFYQFMKLIAQAQNDGHVDLEKFTKAGLEQLNPLFELEQEPNMPAGHLASLFNAQGPNLNCLTACAASSQAIGEASELIRRGDVDIMLSGGAHSMIHPFGVTGFSLLTALSTHNEDPAKASRPFDRNRDGFVLGEGAGMMILEDLERAQKRGAKIYGELVGYGSSADAYRVTDIHPEGRGAIKCIKMAMSHAQLNPEDIHYINAHGTSTAVNDKVETRAIKGALGDTAYKVPVSSIKSMMGHLIAAAGSVEAITCLMAIRDNVVPPTINYETPDPDCDLDYIPNEARQQNVTSALSNSFGFGGQNISLIFSEFNG; from the coding sequence ATGAACCGCCGCGTTGTGATCACAGGTATTGGGGCCATCACTCCTTTAGGGAAAACCGTGGAAGATACCTGGAAAGCACTCCAGGAGTCCAAGTGCGGAATCTCCAACATCACTCACTTTGACGCTTCCAATTTTCCCACCCGCTTCGCAGCCGAAGTCCACGACTTCCACCTCGAAGATTATGTCGATAACCTCGACCGCTTTGAATATTCTGGACGCAACATCCGCTACGCCATCGGCGCAGCCACCCAGGCCGTGAAAGATTCGGGCATTCTCGACGAAGACTTCGACCCCTCTATTTTCGGTGTGTACCTCGGTGCCGGCGAAGGTCAGCAGGACTTTTACCAGTTCATGAAACTGATCGCCCAGGCCCAGAATGACGGACACGTCGACCTGGAAAAATTCACCAAAGCCGGTCTGGAACAGCTGAATCCGCTGTTCGAACTGGAACAGGAACCCAACATGCCCGCCGGTCACCTGGCGAGCCTGTTCAACGCTCAGGGTCCTAACCTCAACTGTCTGACCGCGTGTGCCGCTTCCAGCCAGGCGATTGGCGAAGCCTCGGAACTGATCCGTCGTGGCGATGTCGATATCATGCTTTCGGGTGGCGCCCACAGCATGATTCACCCCTTCGGCGTCACCGGCTTCAGTCTGTTGACGGCCCTTTCAACACACAATGAAGATCCGGCCAAGGCATCGCGTCCCTTCGACCGCAACCGAGATGGTTTCGTGTTAGGCGAAGGTGCCGGTATGATGATTCTGGAAGACCTCGAACGGGCCCAGAAACGGGGCGCCAAGATTTATGGCGAACTGGTTGGCTATGGTTCCAGTGCCGATGCTTACCGCGTGACCGACATTCATCCTGAAGGTCGCGGGGCGATCAAATGTATCAAAATGGCAATGAGCCACGCCCAGCTCAATCCCGAAGACATTCATTACATCAACGCGCACGGAACAAGTACTGCGGTCAACGATAAAGTGGAGACCCGGGCTATCAAAGGCGCCCTGGGCGACACCGCTTACAAGGTACCCGTTTCCAGCATTAAGAGCATGATGGGCCACCTGATCGCCGCAGCAGGCAGCGTGGAAGCGATCACCTGCCTGATGGCAATTCGTGACAACGTCGTGCCTCCCACGATCAACTACGAAACCCCTGATCCGGATTGCGACCTGGATTACATTCCCAACGAAGCCCGCCAGCAGAACGTCACATCAGCACTCTCCAACAGCTTTGGATTCGGTGGTCAGAACATCTCTCTGATCTTCTCTGAATTCAATGGCTAG
- a CDS encoding 3-hydroxyacyl-ACP dehydratase FabZ family protein, whose protein sequence is MRWFWIDRFIEFESGSYAKSVKNVTLAEEHLHDHFPGFPVMPGSLMIEGMAQTGGILLGEINDFEHIVILAKVPQMTFHSWACPGDQLIYTAKITNAGEEGGAVDVTAMVGDRLVAEGSIIFVHLDQSDSEFGKIDQKNFVFSMNLLGILDVGQAGTGEEQA, encoded by the coding sequence ATGCGCTGGTTCTGGATTGACCGCTTTATTGAATTCGAGAGCGGCTCTTACGCCAAGAGTGTCAAAAACGTGACGCTGGCCGAGGAGCATCTGCACGACCACTTCCCCGGTTTTCCGGTGATGCCCGGATCCCTGATGATCGAAGGCATGGCCCAGACGGGGGGAATTCTGCTGGGCGAGATCAATGATTTCGAACACATCGTGATTCTGGCCAAAGTGCCCCAGATGACGTTCCACAGCTGGGCCTGCCCGGGTGATCAGCTCATCTATACCGCCAAAATCACCAATGCTGGTGAGGAAGGGGGCGCCGTCGATGTGACCGCCATGGTGGGAGACCGTCTGGTTGCCGAAGGCAGCATCATCTTTGTTCACCTCGATCAAAGTGATTCCGAATTTGGCAAGATCGACCAGAAAAACTTCGTCTTTTCCATGAATCTGCTGGGAATTCTGGACGTGGGTCAGGCTGGAACAGGTGAAGAACAGGCTTAG
- a CDS encoding acyl carrier protein translates to MPTRDEIFDSVRETLVDALGLDDDEVVPEATLMGDLGAESIDFLDIAFRLEKAFDIKIPRGELFPENIASSDSGFVKDGEFTEAGIAELREKMPHADIDSFADDPKVEKMQDLFTVEMLVNFLDARLK, encoded by the coding sequence ATGCCAACTAGAGATGAAATCTTCGATTCCGTTCGTGAAACCCTCGTGGATGCCCTCGGACTGGATGACGACGAAGTAGTGCCCGAAGCGACCCTGATGGGAGACCTCGGTGCAGAATCAATTGACTTTCTGGACATCGCGTTCCGTCTGGAAAAAGCATTCGACATCAAGATTCCCCGTGGGGAACTCTTCCCGGAAAACATCGCTTCTTCCGATTCCGGTTTCGTGAAAGATGGCGAATTCACCGAAGCAGGGATTGCAGAACTGCGTGAAAAGATGCCACACGCAGACATCGATTCTTTTGCCGACGATCCCAAAGTCGAAAAGATGCAGGACCTGTTCACCGTCGAGATGCTGGTTAACTTCCTGGATGCCCGTCTAAAGTAA
- the fabG gene encoding 3-oxoacyl-[acyl-carrier-protein] reductase, with translation MKLEGRVALVTGGSRGIGKAVVQALAREGAKVAFVYRSSAEAAEQIVKELADENCEAFAIQADVANKTETDAVVEQVIEKWEKIDILVNNAGIIRDGLLATMSAEDWQAVIDTNLTSVYNFSQAVTRPMMSKRYGRIINMSSVAAHFGNAGQSNYAASKGGIIGFTRCLATEVAKRGITVNAVAPGFIETDMTVDVRNAAGDQIKKHIPARRLGLPEDIANAVLFFASEDSSYVTGQTMAVDGGLTLGGI, from the coding sequence ATGAAACTGGAAGGAAGAGTAGCGTTGGTAACCGGCGGCAGCCGCGGTATTGGAAAAGCCGTCGTGCAGGCCCTGGCCCGGGAAGGGGCTAAAGTTGCCTTTGTGTACCGTTCCAGTGCAGAAGCTGCAGAGCAGATCGTCAAAGAACTGGCTGACGAAAACTGCGAAGCCTTCGCGATTCAGGCTGACGTCGCCAACAAAACCGAGACCGATGCCGTTGTGGAACAGGTCATCGAAAAATGGGAAAAGATTGACATCCTGGTCAACAACGCCGGTATTATCCGCGATGGTCTGCTGGCCACCATGTCTGCTGAAGACTGGCAGGCTGTCATCGACACCAACCTGACCAGTGTCTACAACTTCTCCCAGGCAGTGACACGACCGATGATGTCAAAACGTTATGGACGCATCATCAACATGTCCAGCGTCGCTGCTCACTTCGGTAACGCAGGACAGTCCAACTATGCTGCCAGTAAAGGGGGGATCATCGGATTCACCCGCTGCCTGGCCACCGAAGTTGCCAAGCGGGGTATCACCGTTAATGCGGTCGCTCCCGGTTTTATTGAAACAGACATGACCGTTGACGTGCGTAATGCCGCCGGCGATCAGATTAAGAAACACATTCCCGCCCGCCGTCTGGGTCTTCCCGAAGACATCGCCAATGCAGTGCTGTTCTTTGCCAGTGAAGACTCATCCTACGTCACCGGTCAGACTATGGCCGTAGACGGTGGTCTGACTCTGGGTGGAATTTAA
- a CDS encoding 3-hydroxyacyl-ACP dehydratase FabZ family protein translates to MRFSLVDQIKELEKGKSITAVKNLSLAEEYLQDHFPGFAVMPGVLMVESIVQAGAWLMRYTNDFQYSTVLLKQTKAIRFNSFVTPGKQLRVSLSIQKWEDNLCTLKASSEVEGEAAVSGRIVLEQFNLADKNPSMADKDADRIKDLKTQFAQLWNPAKQVTP, encoded by the coding sequence ATGCGATTTTCGCTCGTCGATCAAATTAAAGAACTCGAGAAAGGCAAGTCGATCACGGCTGTCAAAAACCTTTCTCTCGCCGAAGAGTATTTGCAGGACCACTTTCCCGGCTTCGCTGTCATGCCGGGCGTACTCATGGTCGAATCCATCGTGCAGGCGGGTGCCTGGCTGATGCGATATACCAATGACTTTCAATACAGCACTGTCCTGTTGAAACAGACCAAGGCCATTCGCTTCAACAGTTTCGTCACCCCCGGCAAACAGCTGCGGGTTTCGCTCAGCATTCAGAAGTGGGAGGACAACCTCTGCACACTGAAAGCTTCGAGCGAAGTCGAAGGGGAAGCGGCTGTCAGCGGACGAATCGTTCTGGAGCAGTTTAATCTGGCTGATAAGAACCCGTCGATGGCCGACAAGGATGCAGACCGGATCAAGGATCTGAAGACTCAATTTGCCCAGCTTTGGAATCCGGCTAAACAGGTTACCCCCTGA
- a CDS encoding PilZ domain-containing protein, which produces MTTRVATTSTGRTWGSLLQKLEQKQSPAVPKPERFEQSQGHAGERRAFPRHSSDAIILAFNQDEAGLTATGEATGKKGYAINVSRNGISFAARSEFQPREQLQLRVEETQLNFTLNVSAEVLRCESLDSEFHRVDCKLVTPLTDQQIQLLKEHVPSCFAG; this is translated from the coding sequence TTGACGACTCGGGTGGCCACCACTTCGACAGGTCGAACCTGGGGAAGTCTGCTGCAGAAACTGGAGCAGAAGCAATCTCCCGCCGTTCCCAAGCCGGAGCGTTTCGAACAATCGCAGGGGCACGCCGGTGAACGTCGTGCCTTTCCCCGGCATTCAAGTGATGCCATCATTCTGGCCTTCAATCAGGATGAAGCAGGGCTGACTGCTACAGGGGAAGCAACTGGTAAAAAAGGCTATGCGATTAATGTCAGTCGCAACGGGATTTCCTTTGCTGCCCGATCTGAATTTCAGCCGCGGGAACAACTCCAGTTGCGCGTCGAAGAAACACAACTGAATTTTACATTGAATGTCTCTGCAGAGGTCTTACGGTGTGAATCGTTGGACAGCGAATTCCATCGCGTCGACTGCAAGCTGGTGACCCCGTTAACCGATCAGCAGATCCAACTGCTCAAAGAGCACGTTCCCTCCTGTTTTGCAGGCTGA
- a CDS encoding SDR family NAD(P)-dependent oxidoreductase, translating into MTNQYQFQGQVVIITGAGNGIGRATAIMMAEAGAHVFAGDVKHLAENRDTFEQLGIVEVSCDVRQESDVQALIEQAVNQYGRIDVLVNNAGIGMVKQIHLVSEEEWDACIDTNLKGTFLGCKHAIKHMLTTGGGAIVNTASNAGLLPRAHDPVYSISKHAVVALTESLGLCHGKDNIRINCVCPGPVGETGMMNDDIARAVDPDGLTQSMINASPIAAANKRMISPQEVASAICYLASQDALMVSGTALRIDGGKSLGVPPQAK; encoded by the coding sequence ATGACAAACCAGTATCAGTTCCAGGGCCAGGTAGTCATTATTACAGGTGCAGGAAACGGAATTGGTCGCGCCACCGCAATCATGATGGCTGAAGCCGGCGCTCACGTGTTTGCAGGGGACGTCAAACATCTCGCAGAAAACCGGGACACGTTCGAGCAACTTGGAATTGTTGAAGTGAGCTGTGACGTGCGTCAGGAATCGGACGTACAGGCATTAATCGAACAGGCTGTCAACCAGTATGGTCGCATTGATGTGCTGGTAAACAATGCTGGCATCGGCATGGTGAAACAGATTCATCTCGTCTCTGAGGAAGAGTGGGACGCCTGTATCGACACCAACCTGAAAGGGACCTTCCTGGGTTGCAAACATGCGATTAAACACATGCTGACCACAGGTGGGGGAGCAATCGTCAACACCGCCAGCAACGCGGGTCTACTCCCACGGGCGCATGACCCGGTTTACTCAATCAGCAAACACGCGGTCGTAGCCCTGACGGAAAGCCTGGGACTCTGCCACGGAAAAGACAACATTCGTATCAACTGTGTCTGCCCGGGACCGGTCGGAGAGACCGGCATGATGAATGATGACATTGCCAGAGCCGTAGATCCGGACGGGCTGACCCAGTCTATGATCAACGCCAGCCCGATCGCTGCCGCCAACAAACGAATGATCAGCCCACAGGAAGTTGCATCTGCCATCTGCTACCTGGCCAGCCAAGACGCCCTGATGGTTTCCGGCACCGCTCTCCGCATTGATGGTGGCAAATCGCTGGGAGTACCACCACAGGCTAAATAG
- a CDS encoding DUF1549 and DUF1553 domain-containing protein, whose product MRRFSKQLSVVFTVLLCASAVAPAVKAAGPESRTKAFSTGAFDPFIDFINQRVRQGWEDNEVDPSPVASDEEWIRRVHLDLIGQIPSAETVEKFVKDRDSAKRSKLIDQLLDDPGYVQNFTNVWTNLLIGRRTPRRVSRNGMQKFLREVFAKNRPWDETVQDLVTAEGHFEENGAVNYLLAQMQNNDEAVQVTAATTRLFLGIQVQCTQCHNHPFNDWKQNQFWEYNSFFRQMRRVNHRKTDPKTGRQVDDYSEIVATGFDGPVYYEKRSGLMQVAYPIFEEFKVSPDSGVERRKEFSKLIVKGDRPLIATAIVNRMWGYFMGYGFTRPVDDMGPHNPASHPELLNKMAEELVKKDYDLKQLARWICNSEAYNLTSQYGSKNEIDSPERGETPLFSHMYVKNMTAEQLYDSLIVATGAHKSGQSNWERAEQQRRQWMNQFMVAFDTDSGDDATTFNGTIPQALMMMNGELTKNAISAESGSYLNQMLLSKGNDQDKIRKMFLSTLSRYPDRREVTSAQRLIARSPDKLAAYQDLYWALLNSNEFIFNH is encoded by the coding sequence ATGCGTCGTTTTTCTAAACAACTCAGTGTTGTTTTCACAGTATTACTTTGTGCCAGCGCTGTGGCGCCTGCCGTCAAGGCTGCAGGTCCGGAGAGCAGAACGAAGGCATTTTCCACCGGGGCTTTTGATCCATTTATCGACTTCATCAACCAGCGGGTGCGCCAGGGTTGGGAAGACAACGAAGTCGATCCTTCTCCCGTCGCTTCCGACGAGGAGTGGATTCGTCGAGTTCACTTGGATCTGATTGGTCAAATCCCTTCCGCAGAAACGGTTGAGAAGTTTGTCAAAGATCGTGACTCTGCCAAGCGATCTAAATTGATTGATCAGTTGCTGGACGATCCCGGCTATGTACAGAACTTTACGAATGTCTGGACGAACCTGCTCATCGGTCGTCGTACTCCACGACGGGTGAGCCGCAACGGGATGCAAAAGTTCCTGCGTGAGGTGTTTGCCAAAAACCGCCCCTGGGATGAAACCGTTCAGGATCTCGTGACTGCGGAAGGGCATTTTGAAGAAAACGGGGCAGTCAACTACCTGCTGGCCCAGATGCAGAACAATGACGAAGCAGTGCAGGTTACAGCCGCCACGACGCGACTGTTCCTGGGAATCCAGGTGCAGTGCACCCAGTGTCACAACCATCCGTTTAACGACTGGAAACAGAACCAGTTCTGGGAATACAACAGTTTCTTCCGTCAGATGCGACGGGTGAACCATCGTAAGACTGATCCAAAGACCGGTCGTCAGGTTGACGATTATTCAGAAATCGTAGCCACCGGATTTGACGGTCCTGTCTATTACGAAAAACGTTCGGGTCTGATGCAGGTTGCTTATCCGATCTTTGAAGAATTTAAAGTCAGCCCTGATTCAGGCGTTGAACGGCGTAAGGAATTTTCCAAGCTGATCGTAAAGGGAGATCGTCCTCTGATCGCCACTGCGATTGTCAACCGGATGTGGGGTTACTTCATGGGCTACGGTTTCACCCGTCCCGTGGATGACATGGGTCCTCATAACCCTGCCTCACACCCTGAACTGTTAAATAAAATGGCCGAAGAACTGGTCAAAAAAGATTACGACCTCAAACAGCTGGCCCGCTGGATCTGTAACAGTGAAGCCTACAACCTGACCAGTCAGTATGGCAGCAAGAATGAAATTGACAGTCCTGAACGTGGAGAGACTCCTCTGTTCTCTCATATGTACGTTAAGAACATGACTGCCGAACAGTTGTACGATTCACTCATTGTCGCCACGGGTGCTCACAAGTCCGGACAGTCTAACTGGGAACGGGCCGAACAGCAGCGTCGTCAGTGGATGAATCAGTTTATGGTTGCCTTCGATACAGATTCCGGGGACGACGCCACCACATTTAATGGCACCATTCCTCAGGCTCTGATGATGATGAACGGAGAATTAACCAAGAACGCAATCAGCGCCGAGAGCGGCAGTTATCTGAATCAGATGCTGCTGTCGAAGGGGAACGATCAGGATAAGATCCGTAAAATGTTCCTCTCGACTCTGAGCCGATATCCTGATCGTCGGGAAGTGACCAGTGCCCAGAGGCTGATCGCCCGGTCTCCGGATAAACTGGCCGCCTACCAGGACCTGTACTGGGCTCTGCTGAACTCCAACGAATTTATTTTCAATCACTAA
- a CDS encoding DUF1501 domain-containing protein yields the protein MTIMNPYGMTRRHFMKHVAGAATAIPTMNFLSHLEANAAQVTKQQKACILIWMPGGPPTIDIWDLKPGSKNGGEFKPISTKGDMQISEHMPKTAQVMDNLSLIRSMSTREADHARGTYYMHSAYVPNPTVVHPTFGSVVSYELGSRRKELDIPSFISVGGSRGSAGFLGMAHSPFVVSSNGTIQNADINMAEKQRLGQRLDMLQVLESGFIKSKRGESANSHKDIYKKAVNLMTSSQMEAFKVDQEPAAVKDAYGTGNFGQGLLLARRLVQVGVPFVEVSASVGSWDLHQGVFDSLKNQNLPQLDKGISALVTDLKQRGMLDDVTIVCMGEFGRTPRINQNVGRDHWAASWTAMVGGGGLKNGQAIGKTDSDGIGIEGKSYLPGDLWATVAHSLGIPLDIVHTSKRGRPMKLANGGTPIKELIG from the coding sequence ATGACTATTATGAATCCTTACGGAATGACGCGTCGGCACTTTATGAAGCACGTCGCAGGTGCAGCGACCGCGATTCCAACCATGAACTTCCTGTCACATCTGGAAGCGAATGCTGCTCAGGTTACGAAGCAGCAGAAAGCCTGTATCCTGATCTGGATGCCGGGTGGACCACCGACCATCGACATCTGGGATCTGAAACCGGGTTCCAAGAACGGCGGCGAATTCAAGCCGATCAGTACCAAAGGTGATATGCAGATTTCTGAGCACATGCCCAAGACCGCTCAGGTCATGGACAACCTCTCGCTGATTCGCTCCATGAGTACTCGTGAAGCTGACCATGCCCGTGGTACCTACTACATGCACTCTGCATACGTACCTAACCCCACCGTGGTACACCCGACCTTCGGTTCGGTGGTCAGCTACGAACTCGGTTCACGTCGTAAAGAACTGGATATCCCCTCGTTCATTTCCGTCGGGGGCAGCCGGGGTAGTGCCGGCTTCCTGGGAATGGCTCACTCGCCATTCGTAGTATCCAGCAATGGAACTATTCAGAACGCTGATATCAACATGGCTGAAAAACAGCGTCTGGGTCAGCGGCTGGACATGCTCCAGGTTCTGGAGTCCGGATTCATTAAATCCAAGCGTGGTGAGTCCGCCAACTCTCACAAGGACATCTACAAGAAAGCAGTCAACCTGATGACTTCCAGCCAGATGGAAGCCTTCAAAGTTGATCAGGAACCAGCGGCTGTCAAAGACGCCTACGGTACCGGCAACTTCGGACAGGGACTGCTGCTGGCCCGTCGTCTGGTCCAGGTCGGTGTGCCTTTCGTCGAAGTCTCCGCTTCGGTTGGCAGCTGGGACCTGCACCAGGGTGTGTTCGATTCACTCAAGAATCAGAACCTGCCTCAGCTGGATAAAGGGATCTCAGCTCTGGTAACCGACCTGAAACAACGCGGCATGCTGGATGATGTGACCATCGTCTGTATGGGTGAGTTTGGTCGTACCCCGCGGATTAACCAGAACGTCGGTCGTGACCACTGGGCCGCCAGTTGGACCGCCATGGTTGGTGGTGGCGGACTGAAGAACGGTCAGGCTATCGGTAAGACCGACAGCGATGGTATCGGCATCGAAGGCAAGAGCTATCTGCCTGGCGACCTGTGGGCAACTGTTGCTCACTCTCTGGGTATTCCGCTGGATATCGTACATACCTCAAAACGCGGTCGTCCGATGAAGCTGGCCAATGGTGGAACTCCGATTAAAGAACTGATCGGTTAG